The segment ATCCGATAGCGGCGCCAGAGTTTTCTCATGGAAACGGTCTCTCCCGGCGCAATGCGGCGAGTTCCCGCTCCAGCAGCTCCATCCGGTCGAGCAGCCGGAGGATGACTTCTACGCCGCCGAGGTCGATTTGAAGCTGTGTGCGAAGCCGTTCGATTTTCACGATCCGCCGAATCATCTCCTGCGGGAAGAGCCGATCGGCCCCCGCCATCGGGCTGATCAATCCCTCTTCCTGCATTCGACGAACCGACGAGAGGGGAAGGCGGGAAAAGCGGGCCAATCCTTCCAATGTCAAACAGCAGACCTCTTCTCCCGAATCGTCTTGTTTATAGATGACCCATCTCTGTATCGACTCCGATTTCGGCATTATCGTCTCTCCTTCGCAAGACGCGCCAGCTCCTCATAAAGCCGTCGCTCCTCTGGGGTGACCTGCTCCGGCACGTTGATCTTTAACGCGACATAAAGATCTCCCCGGCCATCGCCCCGGATCGGAAGCCCCTTGCCACGGAGGCGGAATTTCTTTCCGGCACGGCTCCCCGGCGGAATTTTCAGCGTCCCCTCGCCGTCGAGCGTCTGGATCCGCGCCTCGCTCCCCAAAACCGCCTCCCACGGCATCACCTCCACCTCCGTCTCCAGATGATTGCCGTTCACCTTGAATCGGGGATGGGGAAGGAGCCGAATCCGGATGAAGAGATCTCCCGCGGGGCCTCCTCCTTCCCCCGGCTCCCCCTGTCCGGCGAGCCGAACCCGGTCGCCGTCGCGAGCGCCGGCCGGGATGTTGACGGTCAGCTCTTTTTCCTCGGTCACCCGTCCGGTTCCGCCACACCGGGGACAGATCCGCTGATCAACGATTCCCCTTCCGCCGCAGACCGGACAGAGAACCTGCCCCTGCAACCGGACCCGCCGCTGAGCGCCGTGGACCGCCTCTTCCAGGGTGAGGTCCATCTCCGATTCGACATCGCTCCCCCGGACCGGACGGGCGGTTCCAGTACGACCAAAACCGCCCCCTCCAAAGCCGGCGCGACCCCGGGGACCGGCACCCCCCCCTCGGCCGCCGAAGAGCGACTCAAAGAAATCGGAAAATCCGCCGAGCCCTTCAAAGCCTTCATACCGGAATTCCTCCCCGCCGCGACCGGCGCCGGGCGGCGGGGTAAAATCCATCCCTTCTTGCCATTGGGAACCGAGCTGATCGTATTTGGCCCGCTTCTTCGGATCGCTTAGAACTTCATACGCCTCATTGATCTCTTTGAATTTCTGCTCCGACTCTTTCTTATCGGGACCGGTATGGAGGTCGGGATGATATTTTCTCGCCAGCTTCCGATACGATTTTTTGATCTCGTCCGCAGAAGCGCTCCGGGAGACCCCCAACAGATCGTAATAGTCTTTGAATTTTACCGCCATTCCATCTGCCTCACAACGCGTTCCCTATATCAGCGATTCTAACATCCTGCGGTGTCGGAAAAAAGACTATTTGTCGGCGGAATCTTTCGAGAGGGCGCCGGTCAATGGAACCGGGGGAACCGGGGGAACCGCG is part of the Candidatus Manganitrophaceae bacterium genome and harbors:
- a CDS encoding DnaJ domain-containing protein; this translates as MAVKFKDYYDLLGVSRSASADEIKKSYRKLARKYHPDLHTGPDKKESEQKFKEINEAYEVLSDPKKRAKYDQLGSQWQEGMDFTPPPGAGRGGEEFRYEGFEGLGGFSDFFESLFGGRGGGAGPRGRAGFGGGGFGRTGTARPVRGSDVESEMDLTLEEAVHGAQRRVRLQGQVLCPVCGGRGIVDQRICPRCGGTGRVTEEKELTVNIPAGARDGDRVRLAGQGEPGEGGGPAGDLFIRIRLLPHPRFKVNGNHLETEVEVMPWEAVLGSEARIQTLDGEGTLKIPPGSRAGKKFRLRGKGLPIRGDGRGDLYVALKINVPEQVTPEERRLYEELARLAKERR